In one window of Tellurirhabdus rosea DNA:
- a CDS encoding neutral/alkaline non-lysosomal ceramidase N-terminal domain-containing protein, protein MRKTAILTSLLVCCLLSLSAGAQGWKAGVARVVITPTQPVWLAGYAVRTRPSEGKLHDLWAKALALEDEKGNRAVLVTTDLLGFPKPLSDRIRQRLQQTLGLSRAQILLNSSHTHSGPVLGRALPDIYPIGPPEQAAIDAYTQVLEKQISQLVGDAFHKLQPVSLFSQNGVTRFQVNRRSNQEASLRQQTELKGPNDYAVPVLKVVDGKGGLLAVAFGYACHPTVLDLHQFSGDYAGFAQLEIEKQHPGTTALFFQGAAGDQNPLPRRTIPLARQYGRELAAAVERVLEEDMRPLPARLATAYSEIDLKLAPAPSESALNAMVAQNDGYLKRWASRMLAETRAGQAFIRSYPYPVQVWMLGNQPVFSFGGELVTEYALAVKKRFGLDAFVLGYSNDVMGYIPSETILQEGGYEGNTSQMVYGLPSQWTPGLQQQILAEVEKLAAQAGVPKIQEVK, encoded by the coding sequence ATGAGAAAAACGGCGATTCTGACAAGTCTGCTTGTCTGCTGCCTCCTTAGCCTGTCGGCCGGGGCGCAGGGCTGGAAGGCGGGCGTGGCCCGGGTGGTCATCACGCCCACCCAACCCGTCTGGCTGGCGGGCTACGCCGTCCGGACGCGCCCCTCGGAGGGCAAACTGCACGACCTCTGGGCCAAGGCGCTGGCGCTGGAAGACGAAAAAGGCAACCGGGCGGTGCTGGTCACGACGGACCTGCTGGGCTTTCCCAAACCGCTGTCCGACCGCATCCGCCAGCGGCTTCAGCAAACGCTGGGCCTGTCGCGGGCGCAGATTCTGCTCAACAGTTCGCATACGCATTCGGGGCCGGTGCTGGGCAGGGCCCTGCCGGACATTTACCCGATTGGTCCGCCCGAGCAGGCCGCTATCGACGCCTACACGCAGGTGCTGGAAAAGCAGATTAGTCAACTGGTTGGGGATGCGTTCCATAAACTTCAGCCGGTGAGTCTGTTCAGCCAGAACGGGGTTACGCGCTTTCAGGTGAACCGCCGGAGCAACCAGGAGGCCAGTCTGCGCCAGCAAACCGAGTTGAAAGGCCCGAACGACTATGCCGTGCCGGTGCTGAAGGTGGTCGACGGGAAAGGGGGCCTGCTGGCCGTGGCCTTTGGCTATGCCTGCCACCCGACCGTGCTGGATTTACACCAGTTTTCCGGCGATTATGCGGGTTTTGCCCAGTTGGAAATCGAAAAGCAGCATCCGGGCACGACGGCCCTGTTTTTTCAGGGTGCCGCCGGAGACCAGAATCCGCTGCCCCGCCGGACCATTCCGCTGGCCCGGCAATACGGCCGCGAACTGGCTGCGGCGGTCGAGCGCGTTCTGGAAGAAGACATGCGCCCGCTGCCCGCCCGCCTCGCCACGGCCTATTCCGAAATCGATCTGAAACTCGCCCCCGCCCCGTCGGAAAGCGCCCTGAATGCGATGGTCGCCCAGAACGACGGCTACCTGAAACGCTGGGCGTCGCGGATGCTGGCCGAAACCCGGGCCGGTCAGGCGTTTATCCGGTCGTATCCGTACCCCGTACAGGTCTGGATGCTGGGAAATCAGCCGGTCTTCAGCTTCGGCGGCGAACTGGTGACGGAATACGCGCTGGCGGTGAAAAAACGGTTCGGGCTGGACGCCTTCGTGCTCGGGTACTCCAACGACGTGATGGGCTACATTCCCTCCGAAACCATCCTTCAGGAAGGCGGCTACGAAGGCAATACCTCCCAGATGGTCTACGGACTGCCGAGCCAATGGACGCCGGGTCTGCAACAACAGATTCTGGCGGAGGTGGAAAAGCTGGCCGCGCAGGCCGGAGTACCTAAAATTCAGGAAGTTAAGTAA
- a CDS encoding Gfo/Idh/MocA family protein: MNPTLPDRRVFLQRAALAGAALSFPAPDWFPFSTGKDGKRVGIIGLDTSHSTAFVKALNAPGADPAFAGYKVVAAYPHGSRDIESSTKRIPGYTEEVKKAGVAIFDSIGDLLNGVDVVLLETNDGRLHREQALQVLQAGKRMFIDKPMAASLADVVAIFDASRKYKIPVFSASSLRHIKGIESIQKSQVLGADTFSPAVLEKTHPDLFWYGIHGVETLFTVMGTGCKQVTRLHTEGTDIVVGTWADGRIGTFRGTRTGKHEYGGTVYTQNGNVVLGPYGGYDPLLKDIIRYFDTGEVPVTPEETIEIFAFMEAADESKRRGGAPVTLESVLARVKQ; the protein is encoded by the coding sequence ATGAACCCTACCCTCCCTGACCGACGAGTTTTTCTGCAGCGCGCCGCTCTGGCCGGAGCCGCTCTGAGCTTTCCGGCCCCCGACTGGTTTCCGTTCAGCACCGGAAAGGACGGCAAACGCGTCGGCATCATCGGCCTGGACACCTCCCACAGTACGGCCTTCGTCAAAGCCCTGAATGCGCCCGGCGCCGACCCGGCGTTTGCCGGTTACAAAGTCGTGGCAGCCTATCCGCACGGCAGCCGCGACATCGAAAGCAGCACCAAACGGATACCCGGCTACACGGAAGAAGTGAAAAAAGCGGGCGTGGCGATTTTCGATTCCATCGGCGATTTACTGAACGGGGTCGACGTCGTGCTGCTGGAAACCAACGACGGCCGCCTCCACCGCGAACAGGCCCTTCAGGTGTTGCAGGCGGGCAAGCGGATGTTCATCGACAAGCCGATGGCCGCTTCCCTAGCCGATGTCGTCGCCATTTTTGACGCGTCCCGGAAGTACAAAATCCCGGTGTTCTCGGCCTCCTCCCTGCGGCACATCAAAGGCATCGAAAGCATCCAGAAAAGCCAGGTGCTCGGGGCCGATACGTTCAGTCCGGCGGTGCTCGAAAAAACGCATCCCGACCTGTTCTGGTACGGCATTCACGGCGTCGAAACGCTCTTTACGGTCATGGGCACGGGCTGCAAACAGGTGACGCGCCTCCACACGGAGGGAACGGACATCGTCGTCGGGACCTGGGCCGACGGCCGCATCGGGACCTTCCGCGGCACCCGCACCGGCAAGCACGAGTACGGCGGCACGGTATACACCCAGAACGGGAACGTGGTCCTCGGCCCCTACGGCGGCTACGACCCGCTGCTGAAAGACATCATCCGCTATTTCGACACCGGCGAAGTGCCGGTGACGCCCGAGGAAACCATCGAAATTTTCGCCTTCATGGAAGCCGCCGACGAAAGCAAACGCCGGGGCGGCGCGCCCGTTACGCTGGAGAGTGTGCTGGCCCGGGTGAAACAGTAA
- a CDS encoding SusC/RagA family TonB-linked outer membrane protein has product MVYSFLPRKEKVLLLFLSLFAVAAFAQSPVTGVVTGGDDQKPIAGATILQKGSTTNGTVTDADGKFTLSVPQSASLVVSYIGYQPQEVAVGGQTSLSVVLLPASTSLSEVVVTGYTSERKKDITGSVSIVDMKAIKAIPAGSAVQALQGQAAGVNVISSGAPGSPANIFIRGISSFGNTQPLVLIDGIQAELNDVSADDIESIQVLKDAGAAAIYGVRGSNGVLVVTTKKGKSGQPTLSYDAYYGVQVPPSGNVFNLLNSQDFARLTKIAYPTTGLFQNGLPDFTYRGRSATGVGNAGDPAVDPARYNFDANNPANNYLIQAVNKTGTDWFHEAFQSAPIMNHNLTASGGTDKSNYLVSLGYFDQQGTLLKTYLQRYSARINTQFKVRKNIRIGENAYFFYKRNPAFDNLSTGNPIAWTYRAMPIIPVYDIRGNYGGTFAGPELGSSSNPVAVQMNTVNNKNNAWNVVGNVFAEVDFLNHFTARTSFGGFIDNQYNTVFNFTPYNNSEGNTNPNSFSESALYNSNTMWTNTVTYGQEFGAHNLKVIVGSEAIRNYGRFLTGSSSALFSTNFDYLSLNNGTINITNGSSAYHNTLFSLFSRLDYSFADRYLLGVTVRRDGSSRFGANKRYGVFPSVSLGWRITGEKFMENVSWLNDLKIRASYGVLGSQNNVSPQNAFTLFGGTFANAYYDISGANRLTQGFAQTSIGNPNTGWEQNIVTNVGLDAVFLNNRLDVSVEYYKKSIDGLLFTEPLPALVGGATAPTVNIGDIQNKGVDLSLTYRGTVTNDLRYSLGANITTYQNEVVSIPGPGYFDAANTQNLGLVIRNQVGQPVSSFFGYKVIGLFRSESDVTAAPTQSGAAPGRFQYADINGDKKIDASDRTFLGSPNPAFTYGLNLGLTYRNFDFSSVLYGSQGAEIYNTIKSFTHFFSTYVGGKSNDLLNAWTPENPNSSIPKIESTGSFSTSGVSNSFYVENGSFLKLRSLIVGYTVSPALLRRVGMSRLRLYAQGANLFTITKYSGLDPELSGNSSAFGVDYANYPNNQKNFIFGLNLSF; this is encoded by the coding sequence ATGGTCTACTCTTTCCTTCCACGAAAAGAAAAGGTTCTGCTGCTTTTTCTTTCCCTATTCGCCGTCGCGGCCTTCGCCCAGAGTCCGGTTACGGGCGTTGTGACGGGGGGCGACGATCAGAAGCCCATCGCGGGAGCCACCATCCTGCAAAAAGGAAGCACCACCAACGGGACCGTCACGGATGCTGACGGGAAATTCACGCTCTCGGTTCCGCAAAGCGCCAGTCTGGTCGTTTCCTACATCGGCTACCAGCCGCAGGAAGTGGCCGTGGGGGGTCAAACCAGCCTTTCGGTCGTTCTTCTGCCCGCCTCGACCTCGCTCAGTGAAGTGGTCGTGACGGGCTACACCTCGGAGCGGAAAAAGGACATCACCGGCTCGGTGTCCATCGTCGACATGAAAGCCATCAAGGCCATTCCGGCGGGCTCGGCCGTGCAGGCGCTGCAGGGGCAGGCGGCCGGGGTCAACGTCATCAGTTCCGGCGCGCCGGGTAGTCCGGCCAACATCTTCATCCGGGGCATCAGTTCGTTTGGCAACACCCAGCCGCTGGTGCTCATCGACGGGATTCAGGCCGAACTCAACGACGTGAGCGCCGACGATATCGAGTCGATTCAGGTGCTCAAGGACGCGGGCGCGGCGGCCATCTACGGCGTGCGCGGCTCCAACGGGGTGCTGGTCGTGACGACCAAAAAAGGGAAATCCGGCCAGCCGACGCTTTCCTACGATGCCTACTACGGCGTGCAGGTGCCGCCTTCGGGCAATGTGTTTAATCTGCTGAATTCGCAGGATTTTGCCCGCCTCACCAAGATTGCCTACCCGACCACCGGCCTGTTTCAGAACGGCCTGCCCGACTTCACGTACCGGGGCCGGAGCGCGACCGGGGTCGGCAATGCGGGCGACCCGGCGGTGGACCCGGCCCGGTATAACTTCGACGCCAACAACCCGGCCAACAACTACCTCATTCAGGCCGTCAACAAAACCGGCACCGACTGGTTCCACGAGGCGTTCCAGTCCGCGCCGATCATGAACCACAACCTGACAGCCAGCGGCGGCACCGACAAGTCGAACTACCTCGTTTCGCTGGGGTATTTCGACCAGCAGGGCACGCTCCTCAAAACGTACCTGCAACGGTATTCGGCCCGCATCAACACCCAGTTCAAGGTGCGGAAAAACATCCGGATCGGGGAGAACGCCTATTTCTTTTACAAACGGAATCCGGCCTTCGACAACCTCAGCACCGGCAACCCGATTGCCTGGACGTACCGGGCCATGCCGATCATTCCCGTCTACGACATCCGGGGCAACTACGGCGGCACCTTCGCCGGGCCGGAACTCGGCAGTTCGTCCAACCCGGTGGCCGTGCAGATGAACACCGTCAACAACAAGAACAACGCCTGGAATGTGGTGGGCAACGTGTTCGCGGAGGTCGATTTCCTGAACCATTTCACCGCCCGCACCAGCTTCGGCGGCTTTATCGACAACCAGTACAACACGGTGTTCAACTTCACGCCCTACAACAATTCGGAAGGGAATACCAACCCGAATTCCTTTTCGGAGAGCGCGCTCTACAACAGCAACACCATGTGGACCAACACGGTGACCTACGGGCAGGAGTTTGGGGCGCACAACCTGAAGGTGATCGTCGGGTCGGAGGCCATCCGCAACTACGGCCGCTTCCTGACCGGCTCGTCGAGCGCCCTGTTTTCGACCAATTTTGATTACCTGAGCCTCAACAACGGCACCATCAACATCACCAACGGCAGCAGCGCCTACCACAATACGCTGTTCTCGCTGTTCAGCCGCCTGGACTACTCCTTTGCCGACCGCTACCTGCTCGGCGTGACGGTCCGCCGGGATGGTTCGTCGCGCTTCGGAGCCAATAAGCGCTACGGCGTTTTTCCGTCGGTATCGCTGGGCTGGCGCATCACGGGTGAGAAGTTCATGGAAAACGTGTCGTGGCTCAACGATCTGAAGATCAGGGCCAGCTACGGCGTGCTGGGGTCGCAGAACAACGTGAGTCCGCAGAACGCCTTCACGCTCTTCGGCGGCACTTTTGCCAACGCATACTACGACATCAGCGGGGCCAACCGCCTGACCCAGGGCTTTGCGCAGACCAGCATCGGCAACCCCAATACGGGCTGGGAGCAGAACATCGTCACCAACGTCGGGCTGGATGCCGTTTTCCTCAACAACCGCCTCGACGTGTCGGTAGAATACTACAAAAAATCCATCGACGGTCTGCTGTTCACCGAGCCGCTGCCCGCGCTCGTCGGCGGGGCGACGGCCCCGACGGTCAACATCGGCGATATTCAGAACAAGGGCGTCGATCTGAGCCTGACGTACCGGGGCACCGTGACCAACGACCTGCGTTACAGCCTCGGGGCCAACATCACAACCTACCAGAACGAAGTCGTCAGCATTCCGGGGCCGGGTTATTTTGACGCGGCCAACACGCAGAACCTCGGGCTGGTGATCCGCAATCAGGTAGGCCAGCCGGTGAGTTCGTTTTTCGGCTACAAAGTCATCGGCCTCTTCCGGAGCGAATCCGACGTGACGGCGGCCCCGACCCAGAGCGGCGCGGCGCCCGGCCGGTTCCAGTACGCCGACATCAACGGGGATAAGAAAATCGACGCCAGCGACCGCACCTTCCTCGGTAGTCCGAACCCGGCCTTCACCTACGGGCTGAACTTGGGCCTGACGTACCGGAACTTCGATTTTTCGAGCGTGCTGTACGGCTCGCAGGGGGCCGAGATTTACAACACCATCAAGTCCTTCACGCACTTTTTCAGCACCTACGTCGGCGGCAAGAGCAACGACCTGCTCAACGCCTGGACACCGGAAAACCCGAACAGTTCCATTCCCAAGATCGAATCGACCGGCTCGTTCAGTACGTCGGGGGTTTCCAACTCGTTTTACGTCGAAAACGGCTCGTTCCTG
- a CDS encoding GntR family transcriptional regulator codes for MKIDSLANKVYNELRRKILSNQLVSGTRLKEDIWAKKLEVNRMAVREALTRLLGERLIDIGEKGGYFVKTLTAQDLREIRELREILELGALRLAIQKIDDGQLRRLEEICNDFTSMVERGYFGGACEADVKFHETLIEIADNEKLKNIYEFSNIPLFHQKLGKTQIHMNDYEQTDQEHRTILQALKEHDLAKAEEALSRHLIRGEVAALELD; via the coding sequence ATGAAAATAGATTCCCTGGCCAATAAGGTATATAATGAACTGAGACGAAAAATCCTTTCCAACCAGCTGGTGTCCGGTACCCGACTGAAGGAAGATATCTGGGCCAAAAAGCTTGAGGTAAACCGGATGGCCGTGCGCGAAGCCCTGACCCGCCTATTGGGAGAGCGCCTGATCGACATTGGGGAGAAAGGAGGGTATTTCGTCAAAACGCTGACGGCCCAGGACCTGCGCGAAATCCGGGAGCTGCGCGAGATTCTGGAGCTGGGGGCGCTCCGGCTGGCCATTCAGAAAATCGACGACGGGCAACTGCGGCGGCTGGAGGAAATCTGCAACGATTTTACGTCGATGGTCGAGCGGGGGTACTTCGGCGGGGCCTGCGAGGCGGATGTTAAATTCCACGAAACGCTGATCGAAATTGCTGATAATGAGAAGCTGAAGAATATTTACGAGTTCAGCAACATTCCCCTCTTCCACCAGAAGCTCGGCAAGACGCAGATCCACATGAACGATTATGAGCAGACCGACCAGGAACACCGGACCATCCTCCAGGCCCTGAAAGAACACGATCTGGCCAAAGCGGAAGAAGCCCTGAGCCGCCACCTGATCCGGGGCGAAGTCGCCGCGCTCGAACTGGATTAA
- a CDS encoding DegT/DnrJ/EryC1/StrS family aminotransferase — protein sequence MKNGPFSRREFIKRNSLTGLGAVLAPSVLASVPAPSLPTKPFSSSLNEPLALLGGKPIRAKQWPVWPIWKPETDEKQLLEVIRSGIWSRAGVVTEFEAQWAATVGAKRCLSVVNGTNALIAALAQFDVRGGDEVLVPAYTFIGTVAPVLATGAMPVFVDIDPETFQMDPAKLEARITPRTRAIIPVHILGLPVDMKSILAIAKKHNLVVIEDACQAHLAEINHQKVGTFGDAGCFSFQNSKNLAIGEGGAIVSNNDAFMDRCFSYHNYGNPYGTVSGVIGIGTLMQGTKLRLTEYQAAIGLALLKRLDAETTTRNENAAYLKAKISHLPGIVPYKLYDDVTRAAFHLFPFRFHQEKFKGLSRETFVKALTAEGIPCSKGYAPLNKMPYLDDAFKSKNYRKMYPKEALDFKKYVERNACPQNDRICNEEAVWLTQNMLLGTRQDMDDIANAIEKIYGQADKLLAQK from the coding sequence ATGAAAAACGGACCTTTTTCCCGCCGGGAATTCATCAAACGCAACTCATTGACCGGTCTGGGCGCTGTCCTGGCCCCTTCAGTGCTGGCCAGCGTGCCGGCCCCTTCCCTCCCGACAAAGCCTTTTTCTTCTTCCCTCAATGAGCCGCTGGCGCTGCTGGGCGGCAAACCCATCCGGGCGAAGCAGTGGCCCGTCTGGCCGATCTGGAAACCGGAAACCGACGAAAAACAACTGCTGGAAGTGATTCGCTCCGGCATCTGGTCGCGGGCCGGGGTCGTAACCGAGTTCGAAGCGCAGTGGGCCGCGACCGTCGGAGCCAAACGGTGCCTTTCGGTCGTCAACGGCACCAATGCGCTGATTGCCGCCCTGGCCCAGTTCGATGTGCGCGGCGGCGACGAGGTGCTCGTTCCGGCCTATACGTTTATCGGCACCGTCGCGCCCGTACTGGCAACCGGGGCCATGCCGGTATTTGTCGACATCGACCCCGAAACGTTCCAGATGGACCCGGCCAAACTGGAAGCCCGGATCACGCCGCGCACGCGGGCCATTATTCCGGTGCACATTCTGGGCCTGCCGGTCGATATGAAAAGCATTCTGGCGATTGCCAAAAAACACAATCTGGTCGTGATCGAAGACGCCTGCCAGGCCCATCTGGCGGAAATTAACCACCAGAAAGTCGGCACGTTCGGCGACGCGGGCTGTTTCAGTTTTCAGAACTCCAAAAATCTGGCCATCGGGGAAGGCGGGGCCATCGTCAGCAACAACGACGCGTTCATGGACCGCTGCTTTTCGTACCATAATTACGGCAATCCCTATGGTACCGTATCGGGCGTGATCGGCATCGGCACGCTCATGCAGGGCACCAAGCTCCGCCTGACCGAGTACCAGGCCGCCATCGGACTGGCCTTGCTCAAGCGCCTGGACGCCGAAACGACCACCCGCAACGAAAACGCGGCGTATCTGAAAGCCAAGATCAGCCACCTACCGGGCATCGTGCCGTACAAACTCTACGACGACGTGACGCGGGCGGCCTTCCACCTGTTTCCGTTCCGTTTTCATCAGGAAAAGTTTAAAGGACTTTCGCGGGAAACGTTCGTCAAAGCCCTCACGGCCGAAGGCATTCCCTGTTCCAAAGGATACGCGCCGCTCAACAAAATGCCGTATCTCGACGACGCCTTCAAGTCGAAAAACTACCGGAAAATGTATCCGAAAGAGGCGCTGGATTTCAAGAAGTACGTCGAACGAAACGCCTGCCCGCAGAACGACCGCATCTGCAACGAAGAGGCCGTCTGGCTGACGCAGAACATGCTCCTCGGCACCCGGCAGGACATGGACGACATCGCCAATGCCATCGAAAAGATTTACGGTCAGGCGGATAAACTACTGGCTCAGAAATGA